Proteins from a genomic interval of Scomber japonicus isolate fScoJap1 chromosome 10, fScoJap1.pri, whole genome shotgun sequence:
- the chrnb2 gene encoding neuronal acetylcholine receptor subunit beta-2: protein MVSLAQLISVHEREQVMTTNVWLTQEWQDYRLTWVPEEFDGMMKVRLPSKHIWLPDVVLYNNADGVYEVSFYSNAVVSHDGSIFWLPPAIYKSACKIEVKHFPFDQQNCTLRFRSWTYDRTEIDLVLRADVASMDDFTPSGEWDIIALPGRRNENPADPTYVDITYDFIIRRKPLFYTINLIIPCVLITSLAILVFYLPSDCGEKMTLCISVLLALTVFLLLISKIVPPTSLDVPLVGKYLMFTMVLVTFSIVTSVCVLNVHHRSPTTHTMPPWVKLVFLNKLPALLFMRQPRNSCERQRLRQRRRAQEQKEGGRSGEAGALMVGLGLGSAGGNGGGSSTGVFGKEDSDPCTCYVNRASVKQFGGDLGGAGGGSMDGLNRVRESREGGSGNLPRGKQAGGGPALTQALLAQACPGFEEAVEGVRFIANHMKSEDDDQSVSEDWKYVAMVIDRLFLWIFVFVCVFGTMGMFMQPLFQNYTAKTINMPG from the exons ATGGTGTCGTTGGCCCAACTCATCAGTGTG catGAAAGAGAGCAGGTGATGACCACAAATGTCTGGCTAACACAG GAGTGGCAGGACTATCGTCTGACTTGGGTCCCTGAGGAGTTTGATGGAATGATGAAGGTCAGACTGCCCTCAAAACACATCTGGCTGCCTGACGTGGTGCTCTACAACAA TGCCGATGGGGTGTACGAGGTGTCATTCTACTCTAATGCAGTGGTCTCCCACGATGGCAGTATCTTCTGGTTGCCCCCAGCGATCTATAAGTCAGCCTGTAAAATCGAGGTGAAACACTTCCCCTTTGACCAGCAGAATTGCACACTGCGCTTCCGCTCCTGGACCTATGACCGCACCGAGATTGATCTGGTGCTGCGTGCCGATGTGGCCAGCATGGATGACTTCACACCCAGCGGAGAGTGGGACATCATCGCCCTGCCAGGTCGGCGAAACGAGAACCCTGCTGACCCCACCTACGTGGACATTACATATGATTTCATCATCCGCAGGAAGCCTCTTTTTTACACCATTAACCTCATCATCCCATGTGTACTTATCACGTCATTGGCCATCCTGGTCTTTTACCTGCCCTCTGACTGTGGTGAGAAGATGACGCTCTGCATCTCTGTGCTGCTGGCGCTCACTGTGTTCCTGTTGCTGATCTCCAAGATCGTCCCACCCACTTCGCTAGATGTCCCTCTTGTGGGGAAGTACCTGATGTTCACCATGGTTCTGGTCACCTTCTCTATtgtcaccagtgtgtgtgtgctcaacGTGCATCACCGCTcacccaccacacacaccatgcCCCCTTGGGTTAAACTGGTGTTTCTCAACAaacttcctgctctgctcttCATGCGCCAGCCCAGAAACAGCTGCGAGCGCCAGCGGCTGCGCCAAAGACGGAGGGCCCAGGAGCAGAAGGAGGGTGGGCGCAGCGGAGAGGCAGGGGCCTTGATGGTGGGGCTCGGGCTGGGCAGCGCTGGCGGGAATGGAGGAGGATCTTCCACAGGGGTGTTTGGCAAGGAGGACAGTGACCCTTGTACGTGCTATGTGAACCGGGCATCTGTTAAACAGTTTGGAGGGGATCTTGGAGGTGCAGGAGGGGGATCCATGGATGGTCTGAACAGGGTGAGGGAGAGCCGGGAGGGGGGCTCTGGAAACCTGCCACGGGGGAAGCAAGCAGGAGGCGGTCCTGCTCTGACTCAGGCCCTGCTGGCTCAAGCTTGTCCAGGCTTTGAAGAGGCTGTGGAAGGGGTGCGCTTCATCGCCAACCACATGAAGAGTGAGGATGATGATCAGAGT GTGAGCGAGGACTGGAAATACGTTGCCATGGTGATCGACCGCCTCTTCCTGTggatctttgtgtttgtgtgtgtgttcggcaCAATGGGCATGTTCATGCAACCGCTCTTCCAGAATTACACAGCCAAGACTATCAACATGCCAGGCTGA
- the si:ch211-105c13.3 gene encoding protein S100-A13 yields MEAAIQTVVTTFLSSARGKENLDGKAFQKLVKKQLSGIMEDTNSSSAVKEMQQGLDENSDGKVSFQEYLTLIGYVANSLSQRKSGSNAAASS; encoded by the exons ATGGAGGCAGCCATTCAGACAGTGGTGACTACATTTCTCAGTTCTGCCAGAGGGAAGGAGAACCTAGATGGGAAAGCCTTTCAGAAACTGGTAAAGAAACAGCTTAGTGGCATCATGGAG GACACAAACAGCTCCTCTGCCGTTAAGGAGATGCAGCAAGGACTGGATGAGAACAGCGACGGAAAGGTCAGCTTCCAGGAATACCTCACTCTGATTGGCTACGTGGCCAACTCCCTCAGTCAAAGGAAGAGTGGATCCAACGCAGCAGCATCATCATAG
- the s100t gene encoding S100 calcium binding protein T: MSLPNSENASTLENAMQLMIQTFHKYSGNEGDKYTLSRAELKEMLTAELGNYLGNAQDKEAVDKVMGDLDSNNDGEVDFTEFIILVGALTVACNDFFLEFNEKTEKKK, translated from the exons ATGTCTTTGCCCAACTCAGAGAATGCCTCCACCCTGGAGAACGCCATGCAGCTCATGATCCAGACTTTCCATAAGTACTCTGGAAATGAGGGGGACAAATATACACTGAGCCGGGCTGAGCTCAAAGAGATGCTTACCGCAGAGCTGGGCAACTACCTGGGG AATGCCCAGGATAAGGAGGCGGTGGACAAGGTTATGGGAGACCTGGACTCCAACAATGACGGGGAGGTTGATTTCACTGAGTTTATAATATTGGTTGGAGCTCTTACTGTGGCATGCAACGACTTCTTCCTGGAGTTCAACGAAAAGacggagaagaagaagtga
- the she gene encoding SH2 domain-containing adapter protein E has product MAKWFKDFPINLKNGNERVRSASESGPQTRSKPSFSRDSLKGNQRKDGGMGGLLAGRNRKNSATELGRNNTGSGGTVWDTLTTGKGRKNSKVETSDENRPVRTSSLAQAYISRMIKVDKQDKTPKLNGISEQKMPESEKGKSDIKTTLIILEDYADPFDAEKTKEQREAERAGMNDGYMEPYDAQVIITEVRRRGSKDLLKVCVLLDQGQRKGKGEEGKPMPPNIYDTPYEGGQEGDSEGVWIPVTRPESDIRPAGEYELPWEWRKEDIVRALSAQFEAVDCSPNKENGSTTGRQQQQQQQQQQQQQQSQQQQQQQQQQQQQQQQQHTLRQKSWNHKTLVSSSSSSSSSPSFPSSPILKLSPLTPPSPSFPTLKLSPSSSPNKLSPPSPTSPGAPLDGEAAKVEPNLPLDKQSWYHGSVSRQQAEAQLQRCREASFLVRDSESGTSKYSIALKTSQNCVHIIVAQTKSSKGLGYTLDQSSCVFSSIPELVHHYHTHRLPFTGAEHMTLQHPVLRSH; this is encoded by the exons ATGGCAAAGTGGTTCAAAGATTTCCCCATCAACCTGAAGAACGGGAATGAACGGGTACGCTCGGCCTCCGAATCTGGTCCCCAAACACGTTCCAAACCTTCATTTTCTCGAGACAGTCTGAAGGGAAATCAGCGTAAGGATGGCGGAATGGGGGGTCTACTGGCAGGGAGAAATAGGAAAAATTCGGCTACAGAGTTGGGTCGTAACAACACAGGATCTGGTGGGACAGTCTGGGATACTCTCACAACTGGAAAAGGTCGCAAGAACTCCAAGGTCGAAACATCTGATGAGAACCGTCCGGTCAGGACCTCTAGTCTGGCACAAGCGTACATCAGCAGGATGATCAAAGTGGACAAGCAAGACAAGACCCCAAAACTCAACGGGATAAGTGAACAGAAGATGCCCGAGAGCGAAAAGGGAAAGTCTGACATTAAAACAACG CTGATTATCCTGGAGGACTATGCAGATCCTTTTGATGCAGAGAAAACCAAGGAGcagagagaggctgagagagCAGGAATGAATGATGGTTACATGGAGCCCTATGATGCCCAGGTCATCATCACAG AGGTTCGCAGACGGGGCTCCAAGGACCTCCTGAAAGTGTGTGTTCTCCTGGACCAAGGCCagagaaaggggaaaggagaggagggcaAGCCCATGCCCCCAAATATCTATGACACACCATATGAAGGTGGACAGGAGGGCGACAGTGAGGGGGTGTGGATCCCTGTCACACGGCCAGAGTCTGACATCCGTCCTGCTGGAGAGTACGAACTGCCCTGGGAGTGGAGAAAGGAGGACATTGTTAGAGCACTGTCAG CTCAGTTTGAGGCAGTGGATTGTTCTCCCAATAAAGAGAATGGTTCAACCACTGgccgccagcagcagcagcaacagcagcagcagcaacaacagcagcagtcacagcagcagcagcagcagcaacaacagcagcagcagcagcagcagcagcaacacactCTGAGACAGAAGAGCTGGAACCACAAAACACttgtctcctcttcttcatcctcctcttcttctccctcctttccctcctctcctatTCTCAAACTCTCCCCTCTCACacccccttctccttccttccccaccCTCAAACTCTCACCCTCCTCCAGCCCCAACAAACTTTCACCTCCCTCACCTACCTCCCCTGGAGCCCCACTGGATGGGGAGGCAGCCAAAGTGGAGCCCAACTTGCCGCTGGACAAGCAAAG CTGGTACCATGGCAGTGTGAGTCGGCAGCAGGCTGAGGCTCAGCTGCAGCGCTGCAGGGAAGCCAGCTTCCTGGTGAGAGACAGCGAATCAGGAACCAGCAAGTACTCCATCGCTCTGAA GACCAGCCAGAATTGTGTGCACATCATTGTGGCCCAGACTAAGAGCAGTAAGGGCTTGGGCTACACACTGGATCAGAGTAGCTGTGTCTTCTCCAGTATCCCCGAGCTGGTCCACCACTACCACACGCACAGACTGCCTTTCACTGGAGCGGAGCACATGACCCTGCAGCATCCTGTGCTCAGGTCACACTGA